The nucleotide window TGGAAGATGTTGAAACTAAGACAAGCACTTAGAGCGTGGCGCGTTTCGCGCCAAGGTCGTGGGTTCGAATCCCACCGCCCCGACACTTCATACCATCACTAATGTATCTGAAAGTTAAAGTCCATCCTTCATCTAAACGCGATGAAGTAATACAAAAGGCTCCGGACAATTTCGAAGTATTCCTTCGCGCGAAACCCATCGAAGGCAAAGCAAATGAAGCTCTCCTCATTTCTTTGAGCAAATTCTTGAAAGTTTCACGCTCAAAGATTCGCTTGATTAGAGGGTCATCATCTCACAATAAGATTGTCGAATTAATACATTAGGATTTCTATCATTCCATATTTAATTCTGTCAAAGGTTGTTCGTTACGAGGTGGAACGGCAATGAAAGATTTGTCGTTGAATTATTATTAAACCGTATGATTTGCTTCAACGTCGATAAGACTGTGACATGAGGACTTCCCTGCTTTTCATATTAACTGCGACAGTCATGCCCACAGCGTATGATGCTCACGCGCGGGTCAAGCAGAGTTATACTTTCAGCGGCACAATCAAGAATTCTGAGACCGGTGAAGTCCTCATCGGGGCGACTGTCATCGTGAGAGAACTGAAAGATGTGGGCGCATCTTCCAATGCTTACGGCTTTTATTCAATTACGCTTCCGGAAGGAACATACGCGGTCAATATCCAGTATCTCGGCTTCAAGACTAAGCTCGATACGATCGTTCTCGATCGCGACCGGACAATTAATTTCTCACTTGCGCCTCAGCCGATAACCGAAAGCGAAGTGGTGGTGTCGGGAGAACACAGCAACGCAAACGTCGTCTCCACAAACACGAGCTCGAACAACCTTCAGGTTCAGCAGGTAAAAGCAATCCCCGTCATTCTCGGCGAACAGGATATTTTGAAGACCATCCAGTTCCTTCCAGGAATCGAGGCGGCAGGCGAAGGAAGCACCGCCTTCTATGCGCGCGGCGGAAGCGCGGATCAAAACTTGATCGTGCTCGACGAGGCTCCCGTCTATAATCCATCTCACCTTCTTGGGTTTCTTTCTGTATTTAATTCGGATGCGATAAACGACGTCACGGTCATCACTGGAGGCATGCCGGCAGAATACGGCGGGCGGTTGTCTTCTGTGGTCGATATCCGGACCAACGATGGCAACGACAAAAAATTCGGTGCCACGGGCGGAATCGGACTCCTCGATTCGCGGTTGACCGTCGACGGACCGATCATCAAAGATCAAGGTTCCTTCATCATTTCCGGTCGCAGAACTTACGCGGATCTCTTCCTCAGACTCTCCAAGGACACGACCATAAACCGTGTGCGTTTGTATTTCTACGATTTGAACGCGAAGGTGAATTACACGCTCGGCGATAAAGACCGCGTTTTTTTGTCGGGATATTTCGGAAGAGACAATTTCAATTATCCGGATATTTTCGGATTCAACTGGGGGAACGCAACCGCGACTTTGAGATGGAACCATGTTTTTGGCGACAAATTTTTCTCCAATACTTCGCTGATCTACAGCGACTACGAATACACAAACGATGTAGGTTTAGGCACGAACCAATTTGAGATAACATCGGGGATCCAGGATGCAAATTTCAAAACCGATTTCCAGTATTTCATGACCTCGGGTAATACCATCAGTTTCGGCC belongs to Candidatus Acidiferrales bacterium and includes:
- a CDS encoding TonB-dependent receptor: MRTSLLFILTATVMPTAYDAHARVKQSYTFSGTIKNSETGEVLIGATVIVRELKDVGASSNAYGFYSITLPEGTYAVNIQYLGFKTKLDTIVLDRDRTINFSLAPQPITESEVVVSGEHSNANVVSTNTSSNNLQVQQVKAIPVILGEQDILKTIQFLPGIEAAGEGSTAFYARGGSADQNLIVLDEAPVYNPSHLLGFLSVFNSDAINDVTVITGGMPAEYGGRLSSVVDIRTNDGNDKKFGATGGIGLLDSRLTVDGPIIKDQGSFIISGRRTYADLFLRLSKDTTINRVRLYFYDLNAKVNYTLGDKDRVFLSGYFGRDNFNYPDIFGFNWGNATATLRWNHVFGDKFFSNTSLIYSDYEYTNDVGLGTNQFEITSGIQDANFKTDFQYFMTSGNTISFGLNSIYHTFFPGAITSSSTSSVNSLSLEHKYALENAAYISHQIGILSDLNLDYGLRVSSFTLLGPGTVYTYNDLGDIMDTAAYGSGKSIKTYVSLEPRIALTYILDQENSIKSSYDRTVQYLHLLSNSTSTNPSDLWVPSTNNVPPEYADQVDIGYFKNFDNNQYESSLVLYYKLMRNLIDYRNGADLQLNPVVESLLLYGTGWSYGAELLVKKKIGPIAGWLSYTLSRTEEKFAQINNGNPFPATQDRTHAFSAVVTYDLNDTWTFGATWVYYAGNAVTFPSGNYMIDGRLVPYYTSKNGYRMPAYNRLDLSATWTINQHSNLNFSIYNAYNRQNAYSITFRQNPDNPNETQAVQTTIFPIMPSITYNFNF